A stretch of Elephas maximus indicus isolate mEleMax1 chromosome 20, mEleMax1 primary haplotype, whole genome shotgun sequence DNA encodes these proteins:
- the CNBP gene encoding CCHC-type zinc finger nucleic acid binding protein isoform X1 encodes MSSNECFKCGRSGHWARECPTGGGRGRGMRSRGRGGFTSDRGFQFVSSSLPDICYRCGESGHLAKDCDLQEDEACYNCGRGGHIAKDCKEPKREREQCCYNCGKPGHLARDCDHADEQKCYSCGEFGHIQKDCTKVKCYRCGETGHVAINCSKTSEVNCYRCGESGHLARECTIEATA; translated from the exons ATGAGCAGCAATGAGTGCTTCAAGTGTGGGCGATCTGGCCACTGGGCTCGGGAATGTCCTACTGGAGGAGGCCGTGGTCGTGGAATGAGAAGCCGTGGCAGAGGTGGTTTTACCTCGGATAGAG GTTTCCAGTTTGTTTCCTCATCTCTTCCAGACATCTGTTATCGCTGTGGTGAGTCTGGTCATCTTGCCAAGGATTGTGATCTTCAGGAGGATG AAGCCTGCTATAACTGCGGTAGAGGTGGTCACATTGCCAAGGACTGCAAGGAGCCCAAGAGAGAGCGAGAGCAGTGCTGCTACAACTGTGGCAAACCAGGCCATCTTGCTCGTGACTGTGACCATGCTGATGAGCAGAAGTGCTATTCTTGTGGAGAATTTGGACACATTCAAAAAGACTGCACCAAAGTGAAGTGCTATAG gtGTGGTGAAACTGGTCATGTAGCCATCAACTGCAGCAAGACAAGTGAAGTCAACTGTTACCGCTGTGGCGAGTCAGGGCACCTTGCACGGGAATGCACAATTGAGGCTACAGCTTAA
- the CNBP gene encoding CCHC-type zinc finger nucleic acid binding protein isoform X2, giving the protein MSSNECFKCGRSGHWARECPTGGGRGRGMRSRGRGGFTSDRGFQFVSSSLPDICYRCGESGHLAKDCDLQEDACYNCGRGGHIAKDCKEPKREREQCCYNCGKPGHLARDCDHADEQKCYSCGEFGHIQKDCTKVKCYRCGETGHVAINCSKTSEVNCYRCGESGHLARECTIEATA; this is encoded by the exons ATGAGCAGCAATGAGTGCTTCAAGTGTGGGCGATCTGGCCACTGGGCTCGGGAATGTCCTACTGGAGGAGGCCGTGGTCGTGGAATGAGAAGCCGTGGCAGAGGTGGTTTTACCTCGGATAGAG GTTTCCAGTTTGTTTCCTCATCTCTTCCAGACATCTGTTATCGCTGTGGTGAGTCTGGTCATCTTGCCAAGGATTGTGATCTTCAGGAGGATG CCTGCTATAACTGCGGTAGAGGTGGTCACATTGCCAAGGACTGCAAGGAGCCCAAGAGAGAGCGAGAGCAGTGCTGCTACAACTGTGGCAAACCAGGCCATCTTGCTCGTGACTGTGACCATGCTGATGAGCAGAAGTGCTATTCTTGTGGAGAATTTGGACACATTCAAAAAGACTGCACCAAAGTGAAGTGCTATAG gtGTGGTGAAACTGGTCATGTAGCCATCAACTGCAGCAAGACAAGTGAAGTCAACTGTTACCGCTGTGGCGAGTCAGGGCACCTTGCACGGGAATGCACAATTGAGGCTACAGCTTAA
- the CNBP gene encoding CCHC-type zinc finger nucleic acid binding protein isoform X4 — translation MSSNECFKCGRSGHWARECPTGGGRGRGMRSRGRGFQFVSSSLPDICYRCGESGHLAKDCDLQEDACYNCGRGGHIAKDCKEPKREREQCCYNCGKPGHLARDCDHADEQKCYSCGEFGHIQKDCTKVKCYRCGETGHVAINCSKTSEVNCYRCGESGHLARECTIEATA, via the exons ATGAGCAGCAATGAGTGCTTCAAGTGTGGGCGATCTGGCCACTGGGCTCGGGAATGTCCTACTGGAGGAGGCCGTGGTCGTGGAATGAGAAGCCGTGGCAGAG GTTTCCAGTTTGTTTCCTCATCTCTTCCAGACATCTGTTATCGCTGTGGTGAGTCTGGTCATCTTGCCAAGGATTGTGATCTTCAGGAGGATG CCTGCTATAACTGCGGTAGAGGTGGTCACATTGCCAAGGACTGCAAGGAGCCCAAGAGAGAGCGAGAGCAGTGCTGCTACAACTGTGGCAAACCAGGCCATCTTGCTCGTGACTGTGACCATGCTGATGAGCAGAAGTGCTATTCTTGTGGAGAATTTGGACACATTCAAAAAGACTGCACCAAAGTGAAGTGCTATAG gtGTGGTGAAACTGGTCATGTAGCCATCAACTGCAGCAAGACAAGTGAAGTCAACTGTTACCGCTGTGGCGAGTCAGGGCACCTTGCACGGGAATGCACAATTGAGGCTACAGCTTAA
- the CNBP gene encoding CCHC-type zinc finger nucleic acid binding protein isoform X3 yields the protein MSSNECFKCGRSGHWARECPTGGGRGRGMRSRGRGFQFVSSSLPDICYRCGESGHLAKDCDLQEDEACYNCGRGGHIAKDCKEPKREREQCCYNCGKPGHLARDCDHADEQKCYSCGEFGHIQKDCTKVKCYRCGETGHVAINCSKTSEVNCYRCGESGHLARECTIEATA from the exons ATGAGCAGCAATGAGTGCTTCAAGTGTGGGCGATCTGGCCACTGGGCTCGGGAATGTCCTACTGGAGGAGGCCGTGGTCGTGGAATGAGAAGCCGTGGCAGAG GTTTCCAGTTTGTTTCCTCATCTCTTCCAGACATCTGTTATCGCTGTGGTGAGTCTGGTCATCTTGCCAAGGATTGTGATCTTCAGGAGGATG AAGCCTGCTATAACTGCGGTAGAGGTGGTCACATTGCCAAGGACTGCAAGGAGCCCAAGAGAGAGCGAGAGCAGTGCTGCTACAACTGTGGCAAACCAGGCCATCTTGCTCGTGACTGTGACCATGCTGATGAGCAGAAGTGCTATTCTTGTGGAGAATTTGGACACATTCAAAAAGACTGCACCAAAGTGAAGTGCTATAG gtGTGGTGAAACTGGTCATGTAGCCATCAACTGCAGCAAGACAAGTGAAGTCAACTGTTACCGCTGTGGCGAGTCAGGGCACCTTGCACGGGAATGCACAATTGAGGCTACAGCTTAA